In a genomic window of Streptomyces roseoviridis:
- a CDS encoding FMN reductase, producing the protein MRTLRLVAVSAGLSSPSSTRLLADRLLQAARYRLAEQEYAVDVEVVELRDLAVDIAKNLVTGFPSEKLRQAVDAVTGADGVIAVTPVFTASYSGLFKSFFDLVDPTALTGTPVLVGATGGTARHSLVLDHALRPLFAYLRAVVAPTAVYAASEDWGSGGDEYTEGLPARITRAGNEFADMVAARPGRRAEEEEIVPFEQQLADLRLD; encoded by the coding sequence ATGCGCACCCTCAGACTGGTCGCCGTCTCGGCCGGACTCAGCAGCCCCTCCTCCACCCGGCTGCTCGCCGACCGCCTGCTGCAGGCCGCCCGGTACCGGCTCGCCGAGCAGGAGTACGCGGTCGACGTCGAGGTCGTCGAACTGCGCGACCTGGCCGTCGACATCGCCAAGAACCTCGTCACCGGCTTCCCCTCCGAAAAGCTCCGGCAGGCCGTCGACGCGGTCACCGGCGCGGACGGGGTCATCGCGGTGACCCCGGTCTTCACGGCCTCGTACAGCGGCCTGTTCAAGTCCTTCTTCGACCTGGTCGACCCGACCGCGCTCACCGGCACGCCCGTCCTGGTCGGCGCGACCGGCGGCACCGCCCGCCACTCGCTCGTGCTCGACCACGCCCTGCGGCCGCTCTTCGCCTACCTGCGGGCCGTCGTCGCACCGACCGCCGTCTACGCCGCGTCCGAGGACTGGGGCTCCGGCGGCGACGAGTACACCGAGGGCCTGCCGGCCCGGATCACCCGGGCGGGGAACGAGTTCGCGGACATGGTCGCCGCCCGGCCGGGCAGAAGGGCCGAAGAGGAAGAAATCGTCCCGTTCGAGCAGCAGTTGGCCGATCTGCGACTGGATTGA
- a CDS encoding LLM class flavin-dependent oxidoreductase translates to MQFGIFTVGDVTTDPTTGRTPTEHERIKNTVAIALKAEEVGLDVFATGEHHNPPFVPSSPTTLLGHIAARTENLILSTSTTLITTNDPVKIAEDYATLQHLADGRVDLMMGRGNTGPVYPWFGQDIRQGIPLAIENYALLHRLWREDVVDWEGKFRTALQGFTATPRPLDGVPPFVWHGSIRSPEIAEQAAYYGDGFFANHIFWPKQHTEKMVRLYRQRYAHYGHGTPEQAIVGLGGQVFMRKNSQDAVREFRPYFDNAPVYGHGPSLEEFSRETPLTVGSPQEVIERTLSFREYVGDYQRQLFLIDHAGLPLKTVLEQLDLLGEEVVPVLRKEFANLRPAGVPDTAPLHPAVLKNATENTVTDAVKKQEV, encoded by the coding sequence ATGCAGTTCGGGATCTTCACCGTCGGTGACGTGACGACCGACCCCACCACCGGCCGCACCCCCACCGAGCACGAGCGGATCAAGAACACCGTCGCCATCGCGCTCAAGGCCGAGGAGGTCGGCCTGGACGTCTTCGCCACCGGCGAGCACCACAACCCGCCGTTCGTGCCGTCCTCCCCCACCACCCTCCTCGGGCACATCGCGGCCCGCACGGAAAACCTGATCCTGTCCACGTCCACGACCCTCATCACCACCAACGACCCGGTGAAGATCGCCGAGGACTACGCGACCCTCCAGCACCTCGCCGACGGCCGGGTCGACCTGATGATGGGCCGCGGCAACACCGGCCCGGTCTACCCGTGGTTCGGACAGGACATCCGCCAGGGCATCCCGCTCGCCATCGAGAACTACGCGCTCCTCCACAGGCTGTGGAGGGAGGACGTGGTGGACTGGGAAGGGAAGTTCCGCACCGCCCTCCAGGGCTTCACCGCCACCCCGCGCCCGCTCGACGGCGTCCCGCCGTTCGTCTGGCACGGCTCCATCCGCTCCCCGGAGATCGCCGAGCAGGCCGCGTACTACGGCGACGGCTTCTTCGCCAACCACATCTTCTGGCCCAAGCAGCACACCGAGAAGATGGTCCGCCTCTACCGCCAGCGGTACGCGCACTACGGCCACGGCACCCCCGAGCAGGCGATCGTCGGCCTCGGCGGCCAGGTCTTCATGCGCAAGAACTCCCAGGACGCCGTACGGGAGTTCCGCCCGTACTTCGACAACGCGCCCGTCTACGGCCACGGCCCCTCCCTGGAGGAGTTCAGCCGCGAGACCCCGCTGACCGTCGGCTCGCCGCAGGAGGTCATCGAGCGCACCCTGTCCTTCCGGGAGTACGTCGGCGACTACCAGCGCCAGCTCTTCCTGATCGACCACGCGGGCCTGCCGCTGAAGACCGTCCTGGAGCAGCTGGACCTGCTCGGCGAGGAGGTCGTCCCAGTGCTGCGCAAGGAGTTCGCGAACCTGCGGCCGGCCGGTGTTCCGGACACCGCCCCGCTGCACCCCGCCGTCCTGAAGAACGCCACGGAGAACACCGTGACGGACGCCGTGAAGAAGCAGGAGGTCTGA
- a CDS encoding DUF6126 family protein: protein MAADPHDTERWKERGVMLRVFVYVFATHAFAGFVWLLFYVGQNAQK from the coding sequence GTGGCCGCAGACCCGCACGACACGGAGCGCTGGAAGGAGCGGGGCGTGATGCTCCGCGTCTTTGTGTACGTGTTCGCGACGCACGCCTTCGCCGGTTTCGTCTGGCTGCTCTTCTACGTCGGTCAGAACGCCCAGAAGTAG
- the cbiE gene encoding precorrin-6y C5,15-methyltransferase (decarboxylating) subunit CbiE has product MVSVVGIGADGWDGLPETSRRTLRSAEVLIGGPRQLDLLPAADCPGTRVPWPSPLRPAVPGLLAAHAGRRVAVLASGDPFFYGIGRTLTEALGPDRPAALHVQPHPSSVSYACARLGWPLEATETISLVARPLDALTAALHDGRRLLLLGEGPDSPARVAALLRERGWGGTRIRVLEQLGGPRERILDGTAAHWPHERTDALHVLALDCVRDRDTLRLGTTPGLPDEAYEHDGQLTKRYVRAATLAALAPAPGELLWDVGGGSGSIGVEWMRAHRACRAFAVEKSPERAARIVRNAAALGVPGLKVVTGAAPEALAGLPTPDAVFIGGGLTVPGLLDACWDALPVGGRLVANTVTLESEAVLAARHRRHGGELIRLAVAAAVPVGGFTGWRQAMPVTQWSVIKEEEA; this is encoded by the coding sequence GTGGTGTCGGTCGTCGGGATCGGTGCCGACGGCTGGGACGGACTCCCCGAGACCTCCCGCCGGACCCTGCGCTCCGCCGAGGTCCTGATCGGCGGCCCCCGCCAGCTCGACCTGCTGCCCGCCGCCGACTGCCCCGGCACCCGCGTCCCCTGGCCGAGCCCCCTGCGGCCCGCCGTGCCCGGCCTGCTCGCCGCCCACGCGGGCCGCCGCGTCGCCGTCCTCGCCAGCGGCGACCCCTTCTTCTACGGGATCGGCCGCACCCTCACCGAGGCCCTCGGGCCGGACCGCCCCGCCGCCCTCCACGTGCAGCCGCACCCGTCCTCCGTCTCGTACGCCTGCGCCCGGCTCGGCTGGCCCCTGGAGGCCACCGAGACGATCTCCCTGGTCGCGCGGCCCCTGGACGCGCTCACGGCCGCCCTCCACGACGGCCGCCGCCTGCTGCTCCTCGGCGAGGGCCCCGACTCGCCCGCACGGGTCGCCGCGCTGCTGCGCGAGCGCGGCTGGGGCGGCACCCGGATCCGGGTCCTCGAACAGCTCGGCGGCCCGCGCGAGCGGATCCTCGACGGCACCGCCGCCCACTGGCCCCACGAGCGGACCGACGCCCTGCACGTCCTCGCCCTCGACTGCGTGCGCGACCGGGACACCCTGCGGCTCGGCACCACTCCCGGCCTGCCCGACGAGGCGTACGAGCACGACGGCCAGCTCACCAAGCGCTACGTCCGCGCCGCCACCCTCGCCGCCCTCGCGCCGGCCCCCGGCGAACTGCTCTGGGACGTCGGCGGCGGCTCCGGCTCGATCGGCGTCGAGTGGATGCGGGCCCACCGCGCCTGCCGGGCCTTCGCCGTCGAGAAGTCGCCCGAGCGGGCCGCCCGTATCGTCCGCAACGCGGCCGCCCTCGGCGTACCGGGCCTGAAGGTCGTCACGGGCGCCGCCCCCGAGGCGCTGGCGGGTCTGCCGACCCCCGACGCGGTCTTCATCGGCGGCGGACTCACCGTCCCCGGCCTGCTCGACGCCTGCTGGGACGCGCTCCCGGTCGGCGGCCGGCTCGTCGCCAACACGGTGACCCTGGAGTCCGAGGCCGTGCTCGCCGCCCGCCACCGGCGCCACGGCGGCGAGCTGATCCGGCTCGCCGTCGCCGCCGCCGTGCCCGTGGGCGGCTTCACGGGCTGGCGCCAGGCCATGCCCGTCACGCAGTGGTCCGTCATCAAGGAAGAGGAAGCATGA
- the cobM gene encoding precorrin-4 C(11)-methyltransferase, protein MTVYFIGAGPGAADLITVRGARTLAKCGVCLYAGSLVPRELLAECPPDARLVDTAKMDLDQIVAEITAAHEAGQDVARLHSGDPSVFSAMAEQMRRLDAAGIPYEVVPGVPAFAAAAAALKRELTVPTVGQTVILTRIAQQATPMPQGEDLATLGRSGALLVLHLGARYADRIVSELVPHYGADCPAAVVAMASRPDEVVLRGTLEDIADQVKAAGITKTAVILVGRTLAASEFRDSHLYDPARDRHTC, encoded by the coding sequence ATGACCGTCTACTTCATCGGCGCGGGCCCCGGCGCGGCCGACCTGATCACCGTGCGCGGCGCGCGGACCTTGGCGAAGTGCGGGGTCTGCCTCTACGCCGGTTCCCTCGTCCCGCGCGAGCTGCTCGCGGAGTGCCCGCCGGACGCCAGGCTGGTCGACACGGCGAAGATGGACCTCGACCAGATCGTCGCCGAGATCACCGCGGCCCACGAGGCCGGTCAGGACGTGGCCCGGCTGCACTCCGGCGACCCGTCCGTCTTCAGCGCCATGGCCGAGCAGATGCGGCGCCTGGACGCGGCCGGCATCCCCTACGAGGTCGTGCCCGGCGTGCCCGCCTTCGCGGCCGCCGCCGCCGCGCTCAAGCGGGAACTGACCGTGCCGACCGTCGGCCAGACCGTCATCCTCACCCGCATCGCCCAGCAGGCCACGCCGATGCCGCAGGGCGAGGACCTCGCCACCCTCGGCCGCAGCGGCGCCCTGCTCGTCCTCCACCTCGGCGCCCGCTACGCCGACCGGATCGTTTCCGAGCTGGTCCCCCACTACGGCGCCGACTGCCCGGCCGCCGTCGTCGCGATGGCCAGCCGGCCCGACGAGGTCGTGCTGCGCGGCACCCTGGAGGACATCGCGGACCAGGTGAAGGCGGCCGGCATCACCAAGACCGCCGTCATCCTCGTGGGCCGCACGCTGGCCGCCTCGGAGTTCCGCGACAGCCACCTCTACGACCCGGCCCGGGACCGCCACACCTGCTGA
- a CDS encoding 50S ribosomal protein bL37: MAKRGNKKRARKKKKANHGKRPNA; encoded by the coding sequence ATGGCGAAGCGCGGCAACAAGAAGCGGGCCCGTAAGAAGAAGAAGGCCAACCACGGCAAGCGGCCCAACGCCTGA
- a CDS encoding GNAT family protein, whose protein sequence is MADFSHKPTLTGDRVVLRPVTEDDVPALLPMFQDPEIARLTGCHTDFDESGLRRWYGSRGDQNDRLDLAVVERATGRVVGEAVLNEWDPDNESCAFRICFAPAGIGRGLGTEATRLIVGHAFEAVGLHRVWLEVYAFNPRARRAYEKAGFRTEGTLRGALLWEGQRVDATVMAVLAPEWGVTA, encoded by the coding sequence ATGGCCGACTTCTCCCACAAGCCCACCCTCACCGGCGACCGCGTCGTGCTGCGCCCCGTCACCGAGGACGACGTCCCCGCGCTGCTGCCGATGTTCCAGGACCCCGAGATCGCCCGCCTGACCGGCTGCCACACCGACTTCGACGAGTCCGGGCTGCGCCGGTGGTACGGATCGCGGGGCGACCAGAACGACCGGCTCGACCTCGCGGTCGTGGAACGGGCCACGGGGCGGGTGGTGGGCGAGGCGGTGCTCAACGAGTGGGACCCCGACAACGAGAGCTGCGCCTTCCGGATCTGCTTCGCCCCGGCCGGCATCGGCCGCGGGCTCGGCACGGAGGCCACCCGGCTGATCGTCGGCCACGCCTTCGAGGCCGTCGGCCTCCACCGCGTCTGGCTGGAGGTCTACGCCTTCAACCCGCGCGCCCGCCGCGCCTACGAGAAGGCCGGCTTCCGCACGGAGGGCACCCTGCGGGGCGCGCTGCTGTGGGAGGGCCAGCGGGTGGACGCGACGGTGATGGCGGTGCTGGCGCCGGAGTGGGGCGTCACCGCGTGA
- a CDS encoding cobalt-precorrin-5B (C(1))-methyltransferase: MSSGGRAAQLKHTGLRPGWTTGACATAATTAAYTALLTGEFPDPVTITLPKGQTPAFALAAEHLGPDAAMAAVVKDAGDDPDVTHGALIRSTVRLLPAGSGVVFRAGEGVGTVTLPGLPLEVGEPAINPVPRQLMRAHVAEVAAAHGGTGDVEVTISVDDGAEIARSTWNPRIGILGGLSILGTTGVVVPYSCSAWIDSIRRGVDVARAGGLTHVAGCTGSTSERTVTELYDLPEIALLDMGDFAGAVLKYVRRHPVDRLTICGGFAKLSKLAAGHLDLHSARSQVDKTFLAELARTGGASESLAQEIADANTGLAALRLCEAAGVPLGDLVAARARDEALAVLRGAPVSVDVVCIDRAGAVVGRSAVAGP, encoded by the coding sequence ATGAGTTCCGGCGGGCGTGCGGCCCAACTCAAGCACACCGGTCTGCGGCCCGGCTGGACGACCGGTGCCTGCGCGACGGCGGCGACGACCGCCGCGTACACGGCGCTGCTCACCGGAGAGTTCCCCGACCCGGTGACGATCACCCTGCCCAAGGGCCAGACGCCGGCGTTCGCGCTCGCGGCGGAGCACCTGGGGCCGGACGCGGCCATGGCCGCCGTCGTGAAGGACGCGGGCGACGACCCGGACGTCACGCACGGGGCGCTGATCCGCTCGACGGTACGGCTCCTGCCGGCCGGCTCCGGTGTGGTGTTCCGGGCCGGCGAGGGCGTGGGCACGGTCACCCTGCCGGGGCTGCCGCTTGAGGTGGGCGAGCCGGCGATCAACCCCGTGCCCCGGCAGCTGATGCGCGCGCACGTGGCGGAGGTCGCGGCGGCGCACGGCGGCACGGGCGACGTGGAGGTCACGATCTCCGTCGACGACGGCGCCGAGATCGCCCGCTCCACCTGGAACCCGCGGATCGGCATCCTCGGCGGCCTGTCCATCCTCGGCACCACCGGCGTCGTCGTGCCCTACTCGTGCTCCGCCTGGATCGACTCCATCCGCCGCGGGGTCGACGTGGCCCGCGCCGGCGGCCTCACCCACGTCGCCGGCTGCACCGGTTCCACCTCCGAACGGACGGTGACCGAGCTGTACGACCTGCCGGAGATCGCGCTGCTCGACATGGGCGACTTCGCGGGCGCCGTCCTCAAGTACGTCCGCCGCCATCCCGTGGACCGGCTCACGATCTGCGGCGGCTTCGCGAAGCTGTCCAAGCTGGCCGCCGGCCACCTGGACCTGCATTCCGCCCGCTCCCAGGTCGACAAGACCTTCCTCGCCGAGCTGGCCCGCACGGGCGGCGCGTCCGAGTCCCTGGCCCAGGAGATCGCCGACGCCAACACGGGCCTGGCCGCCCTCCGCCTCTGCGAGGCCGCCGGGGTCCCCCTGGGCGACCTGGTCGCCGCCCGCGCCCGTGACGAGGCCCTGGCGGTGCTGCGGGGGGCGCCGGTGTCCGTGGACGTGGTGTGCATCGACCGGGCGGGGGCCGTGGTGGGACGCTCGGCGGTGGCGGGGCCGTAG
- a CDS encoding cobalt-precorrin-6A reductase, which translates to MHVLILGGTTEARSLAGLLHSGPPRPGLRVTSSLAGRVAVPRLPVGEVRIGGFGGADGLAAWLREHAVDAVIDATHPFAERISFNAARAAATAHVPLLALRRPGWVPVEGDDWHEVASLDEAAAALDRLGGPVDRVFLTTGRMGLAAFAGRPEWFLVRSVDAPEPPMPARTEVLLDRGPFTLEGERELIARHRLDVLVTKDSGAAATAPKLAAAREAGIPVVIVRRPPVPEGVPTAATPREAADWLRATGTAGGRSMEE; encoded by the coding sequence ATGCACGTACTCATCCTCGGCGGGACGACCGAGGCCCGCTCCCTGGCCGGGCTGCTGCACTCCGGGCCGCCGCGCCCCGGGCTGCGGGTGACCAGCTCGCTCGCCGGGCGGGTGGCCGTGCCCCGGCTGCCGGTGGGCGAGGTGCGGATCGGCGGCTTCGGCGGGGCGGACGGGCTCGCCGCGTGGCTGCGGGAGCACGCCGTGGACGCGGTCATCGACGCCACCCATCCCTTCGCGGAGCGGATCAGTTTCAACGCGGCCCGGGCGGCCGCCACCGCCCATGTTCCCCTGCTGGCGCTGCGCCGCCCCGGCTGGGTCCCGGTCGAGGGCGACGACTGGCACGAGGTGGCGTCCCTCGACGAGGCGGCGGCTGCCCTCGACCGCCTCGGCGGCCCCGTCGACCGGGTCTTCCTCACCACCGGCCGGATGGGCCTCGCGGCCTTCGCCGGGCGACCCGAGTGGTTCCTGGTCCGCTCCGTGGACGCGCCCGAGCCGCCGATGCCGGCCCGGACCGAAGTCCTCCTGGACCGGGGGCCGTTCACCCTGGAGGGAGAGCGGGAACTGATCGCACGCCACCGCCTCGACGTCCTGGTGACGAAGGACAGTGGCGCCGCCGCCACCGCGCCCAAGCTCGCCGCCGCCCGCGAGGCCGGCATCCCGGTCGTGATCGTCCGCCGACCGCCCGTACCGGAGGGCGTGCCGACGGCCGCGACCCCGCGGGAGGCGGCGGACTGGCTGCGCGCGACAGGCACGGCCGGGGGCCGTTCAATGGAGGAATGA
- a CDS encoding serine hydrolase, with product MRTVRWLAAAGLTALLGVTAAAPPAPPAATTPGPTPPPAQPPPELDDAEVRRAVDRLDGVVQAAMKRTGVPGVAVAVVHDGKVLHLKGYGVRKAGEKAAVDADTVFQLASVSKPIASTVVSGAVGTKGWEKPVAPHLPDFRLKDPWVTSHVTVADLFAHRSGLPDHAGDLLEDLGYDRAYILSHLRHEPLTPFRASYAYTNFGLTAAAEAVAEEKGVPWEKLAEDVLYAPAGMDSTSSRFEDFEKSADRAWGHVRAGGAWQARFVRDPDAQSPAGGVSSTARDMATWLRLQLANGTLDGRKVIDAEALVRTHWPESVASPPRAPAGHTGFYGLGWNVSYDDEGRLRLSHTGAFAEGAHTNVTMLPGEQLGIVVLTNASPVGVADAVALDFFDIAQTGEISRDWIPLVDAVYQQQADEARSKTDYARPPRDAPPAKPAATYTGTFDNAYYGRAQVVTAQDGALALRLGPQPRTYRLTHYAGDTFSFETTGENAVGRTGVTFTPDGRSFTVEYLNHEGLGTFTRNGAG from the coding sequence ATGAGGACCGTTCGATGGCTTGCCGCGGCGGGACTGACGGCGCTGCTCGGCGTCACGGCGGCCGCGCCCCCCGCCCCTCCGGCCGCCACCACCCCCGGACCCACGCCGCCACCGGCACAGCCGCCGCCCGAGCTCGACGACGCGGAGGTCCGGCGGGCCGTCGACCGGCTCGACGGGGTCGTCCAGGCGGCCATGAAACGCACCGGCGTGCCCGGCGTGGCCGTGGCCGTCGTGCACGACGGGAAGGTGCTCCACCTCAAGGGGTACGGGGTGCGCAAGGCCGGTGAGAAGGCCGCCGTCGACGCCGACACCGTCTTCCAGCTCGCGTCGGTCTCCAAGCCGATCGCCTCGACCGTCGTGTCCGGCGCGGTCGGCACGAAGGGCTGGGAGAAACCGGTCGCGCCGCACCTCCCCGACTTCCGCCTCAAGGACCCGTGGGTCACCTCCCACGTGACGGTCGCCGACCTGTTCGCGCACCGCAGCGGCCTTCCCGACCACGCCGGGGACCTGCTGGAGGACCTCGGCTACGACCGGGCGTACATCCTGTCCCACCTGCGCCACGAGCCGCTGACGCCGTTCCGCGCGAGCTACGCCTACACCAACTTCGGCCTGACGGCGGCCGCCGAGGCCGTCGCCGAGGAGAAGGGCGTGCCCTGGGAGAAGCTCGCCGAGGACGTCCTGTACGCGCCGGCCGGCATGGACTCCACGAGCTCCCGCTTCGAGGACTTCGAGAAGTCCGCCGACCGGGCCTGGGGACACGTCAGGGCCGGCGGCGCCTGGCAGGCGCGGTTCGTGCGCGACCCCGACGCCCAGTCCCCGGCCGGAGGCGTCAGCTCCACCGCCCGCGACATGGCGACCTGGCTGCGGCTGCAGCTCGCGAACGGCACCCTCGACGGCCGGAAGGTCATCGACGCCGAGGCCCTGGTGCGCACCCACTGGCCCGAGTCGGTCGCCAGCCCGCCCCGCGCCCCGGCCGGGCACACCGGCTTCTACGGCCTGGGCTGGAACGTGAGTTACGACGACGAGGGCAGGCTCAGGCTCTCGCACACCGGAGCGTTCGCCGAGGGCGCGCACACCAACGTCACGATGCTGCCCGGGGAACAGCTCGGCATCGTCGTGCTCACCAACGCCTCGCCGGTCGGCGTCGCCGACGCCGTCGCCCTCGACTTCTTCGACATCGCTCAGACCGGCGAGATCAGCCGCGACTGGATCCCCCTTGTGGACGCGGTCTACCAGCAGCAGGCGGACGAAGCCCGGTCGAAGACCGACTACGCCCGCCCGCCGCGCGACGCCCCGCCCGCGAAGCCCGCCGCCACCTACACCGGCACCTTCGACAACGCCTACTACGGCCGCGCCCAGGTCGTCACCGCCCAGGACGGCGCCCTCGCCCTCCGCCTGGGACCGCAGCCCCGGACGTACCGCCTGACGCACTACGCCGGCGACACCTTCAGCTTCGAGACCACCGGCGAGAACGCCGTCGGCCGCACGGGCGTCACCTTCACCCCGGACGGCAGGTCCTTCACGGTGGAGTACCTGAACCACGAGGGGCTGGGAACGTTCACCCGTAACGGCGCGGGGTAG